In Allomuricauda ruestringensis DSM 13258, the following proteins share a genomic window:
- a CDS encoding DUF3857 domain-containing protein yields MRLRLFFLLLLVQQIVVSAKEVKFGKVSKEEVSATQHAMYPWANAAILHKNEWVRYNYQYETGWSLVREVHYRIKIYNREGFDWATLQVPLYAGGNNREDISGVKGFTFNIVDGKVVDTKLKNDGVFIEEVNEYRNKASITMPEVKEGSVLDIEYKIVSPMYWSVDEFKFQYNIPVDYAQVRLEIPEYFLFKQYSRGFHPIKFDQSQENRSMNVSYRSSDQMGRLGRTTHKSGTLNFEENVYTMKVSNVPALLDEKYTSNIDNFRSSIKFELASTRFPNKPFKNYSLTWEDVAKSIYDYDSFGGELNRKNYFDNDVDQIIQGLSSDSEKAMALFQFVKTKMNWDNFVGVGCSSQGIRKAYKEGKGNVAEINLMLTAMLRYAGLNANPVLVSTRSNGIPLFPTSDGFNYVVSGLQLDNGLILLDATEKNAFPDVLPMRALNWFGRLIREDGTSREVNLMPKTKSLDAIVLSVDLNEDGSIQGRCRQQYTANNAFIFRENFGEGSEDTYLDELEKRYGDLEISDFELQNQYELSKPIVQTFTYTKESAYEKIAGKLYLSPLFHLTTSENPFKTEKREFPVDYGYPWADKYIITINIPEGYAVESVPEPIAVALPENLGQFKYNISAENNMINARVETELNTPVIPADYYLDLKEFYAHIIKKEAEKVILTKL; encoded by the coding sequence ATGAGATTAAGATTATTTTTTCTGCTTTTGCTGGTTCAGCAAATAGTAGTAAGTGCTAAAGAAGTAAAGTTTGGAAAAGTGTCCAAAGAGGAAGTGTCTGCAACACAGCACGCTATGTATCCTTGGGCCAATGCAGCCATACTCCACAAAAACGAATGGGTACGTTATAACTACCAGTACGAAACAGGTTGGAGCCTTGTTAGAGAGGTGCATTACCGCATAAAAATTTATAACAGGGAAGGATTCGATTGGGCCACACTTCAAGTTCCACTATACGCTGGGGGCAATAACAGAGAGGATATTTCGGGTGTTAAAGGGTTTACCTTTAATATAGTGGATGGTAAAGTGGTGGATACCAAATTGAAGAATGATGGTGTCTTTATAGAAGAAGTGAACGAATACCGCAACAAGGCATCCATTACCATGCCCGAAGTGAAAGAAGGTAGTGTGTTGGATATCGAGTACAAAATCGTTTCCCCTATGTATTGGAGTGTCGACGAGTTCAAGTTCCAGTACAATATTCCGGTGGATTACGCCCAAGTGCGTTTGGAGATTCCGGAGTATTTTCTATTCAAGCAGTACAGTCGGGGATTTCACCCCATAAAATTTGATCAATCCCAAGAGAATAGATCAATGAACGTCTCTTACAGAAGTTCTGATCAAATGGGCAGGTTAGGGCGTACCACTCATAAGAGCGGGACCCTAAATTTTGAGGAGAATGTCTATACGATGAAGGTTTCCAATGTTCCTGCACTACTGGATGAAAAATATACCAGTAACATCGACAATTTTAGATCTTCGATCAAATTTGAACTGGCTTCCACCCGTTTTCCTAACAAACCATTTAAAAACTATAGCTTAACCTGGGAAGATGTGGCCAAGTCCATTTATGACTACGATAGCTTTGGGGGGGAACTGAACCGGAAAAACTATTTTGATAATGATGTAGATCAAATTATCCAAGGACTTTCATCGGATTCGGAAAAGGCAATGGCCCTCTTTCAGTTTGTAAAGACCAAAATGAATTGGGATAATTTTGTGGGTGTTGGATGCAGCAGTCAAGGAATTCGAAAGGCCTACAAGGAAGGTAAAGGTAATGTGGCCGAAATCAATTTAATGCTTACGGCAATGCTCAGGTATGCCGGCTTAAATGCCAATCCTGTTTTAGTCAGCACAAGATCCAATGGTATTCCTTTGTTTCCAACCAGTGATGGGTTCAATTATGTAGTATCGGGCCTACAACTCGACAATGGGTTGATTCTTTTAGACGCCACTGAAAAAAATGCATTCCCAGACGTACTCCCCATGCGGGCATTAAACTGGTTTGGTAGGCTTATTCGAGAGGATGGCACTTCCAGGGAAGTAAACCTTATGCCCAAAACAAAATCACTCGATGCCATAGTGTTAAGCGTTGACCTAAACGAAGATGGTTCCATTCAGGGAAGGTGCAGGCAACAGTACACGGCAAACAATGCCTTTATTTTTAGGGAAAATTTTGGAGAAGGGTCTGAGGACACGTATTTGGATGAACTGGAAAAAAGATATGGCGACCTAGAAATCTCAGACTTTGAGCTTCAGAATCAATACGAGCTGTCCAAGCCCATTGTTCAAACTTTCACCTATACGAAGGAGTCAGCTTATGAGAAAATAGCCGGCAAATTGTACCTCTCGCCTCTTTTTCACCTCACTACAAGCGAAAATCCATTTAAAACCGAAAAAAGGGAATTTCCTGTCGATTACGGATATCCTTGGGCGGATAAATACATTATCACAATCAATATTCCCGAAGGATATGCCGTTGAGTCAGTACCGGAGCCCATCGCAGTAGCCCTTCCTGAAAACTTGGGACAATTCAAGTATAATATATCTGCTGAAAACAACATGATCAATGCACGTGTCGAAACCGAACTCAATACTCCTGTGATTCCGGCGGACTATTATTTGGATTTAAAGGAGTTTTACGCTCACATTATCAAAAAGGAAGCTGAAAAGGTAATCCTTACAAAACTATAA
- a CDS encoding DUF3857 domain-containing protein: MKRFGLLLLLLKSIALLGQQVEFGELTDLESGFRTYEKDTITHAVYLYEKGENYFEVRRDYVWLIKKYHAKIKILDKQGFSEAEISIPYYHSDNGTERVNDIRAITHTNGAKHNVMAHNVFDVEVGEHWSEKRFTFSNVQNGSILEYTYEIQSPFFYNLNGWDFQDDIPKIYTEYHAKIPGNYIYNRSLLGNIPLDVNEATIKKSCFSIPGISKQADCEVLRYVMEDVPAFKSDEEYMLAPSNYKSRLEFELSEYQSFRGIKERYTKSWKDVDKEFRTDGDIGGQLRKKNYFERNLPLDILAGKEEDLTKAKNLYNFVKSHYSWNGKFGIFRDNKVKKAFDEGVGNVAEINITLINLLNAAGMDADLMLLSTRAHGLPKKSHPVMSDFNYVVAKLDIDGTTYLLDATEKQLPFGMLPFRCLNYYGRVMDLDGESYWFNIDAPKGNSKEVMLRLNLNFENGTAEGSFDEISRGYEAYFKNNHLATISDEEYLDEVENSTNGDFYINQYKVDTDKSNENMLMEHFTFELENLNTSKNIYFNPFLIRFFQTNPFKSSERNYPVDFGYLRNYKYMANIKIPEGYRIKDLPENNNIALPGGSGVLRFNCTTSQDNIIVFFNLQLRSTQYKSEGYAFVKELFEQAVTSINQSYLVFEKE, translated from the coding sequence ATGAAAAGATTCGGTTTACTCTTGCTGCTCCTGAAAAGCATTGCCTTGCTGGGCCAACAAGTGGAATTCGGCGAGCTAACCGATTTAGAGTCCGGATTCAGGACCTATGAAAAAGATACAATCACCCATGCAGTTTATCTATACGAGAAAGGCGAAAACTATTTTGAGGTAAGGAGAGATTACGTCTGGTTGATAAAAAAATACCACGCCAAAATTAAAATTTTAGATAAACAGGGTTTCTCGGAAGCGGAAATAAGCATCCCCTATTACCACTCGGATAATGGTACCGAAAGAGTTAACGATATTAGGGCCATAACCCATACCAATGGGGCAAAGCACAATGTAATGGCCCATAATGTATTCGATGTTGAGGTGGGCGAGCATTGGTCGGAGAAAAGATTTACTTTTTCCAATGTGCAAAACGGTTCCATTTTGGAATATACCTATGAAATCCAATCCCCGTTTTTTTATAATTTGAATGGATGGGACTTTCAGGATGATATCCCCAAAATTTACACAGAGTACCACGCGAAGATTCCGGGGAATTATATCTACAACAGGTCATTGTTGGGCAACATTCCCTTAGATGTGAACGAAGCGACCATTAAAAAAAGTTGTTTCAGTATTCCTGGAATAAGTAAACAAGCAGATTGTGAGGTGCTTAGATATGTGATGGAGGACGTGCCGGCCTTCAAAAGTGACGAGGAATATATGTTGGCACCTTCCAACTATAAATCCAGATTGGAATTTGAACTTTCCGAATACCAGAGTTTTCGGGGCATTAAGGAGCGGTACACCAAATCATGGAAAGATGTAGACAAGGAATTTAGAACGGATGGGGACATTGGTGGTCAGCTTAGGAAGAAGAACTACTTTGAAAGGAACCTGCCCCTCGATATCCTTGCAGGAAAGGAAGAGGACCTCACCAAGGCCAAAAACCTCTACAACTTTGTTAAATCCCATTATTCATGGAACGGAAAGTTCGGTATTTTTAGGGACAACAAGGTAAAAAAGGCATTTGATGAAGGTGTGGGGAACGTTGCTGAAATCAATATTACCCTTATCAACCTGCTCAATGCGGCAGGAATGGATGCAGATTTGATGCTGTTGTCCACCCGGGCCCATGGTCTGCCCAAAAAAAGCCATCCAGTAATGTCCGACTTTAATTATGTAGTTGCCAAATTGGATATTGATGGCACCACCTACCTGTTGGATGCAACAGAAAAACAGCTGCCCTTTGGAATGCTACCGTTTCGATGCCTAAACTATTACGGTAGGGTAATGGACCTGGATGGGGAGAGCTATTGGTTCAACATTGATGCTCCCAAGGGCAACAGCAAAGAAGTAATGTTACGGTTAAACCTAAATTTTGAGAACGGTACTGCCGAGGGGAGCTTTGATGAGATATCAAGAGGTTATGAGGCCTATTTTAAAAATAACCATTTGGCAACTATTTCCGATGAAGAATATTTGGATGAGGTGGAGAACAGTACCAACGGCGATTTTTACATCAATCAATACAAGGTTGATACTGATAAATCCAATGAGAATATGTTGATGGAGCATTTTACCTTCGAACTCGAAAACCTGAATACCTCTAAAAACATATACTTTAACCCATTTTTGATTCGCTTTTTCCAAACGAACCCGTTTAAAAGCTCGGAACGAAATTATCCTGTCGATTTTGGGTACTTGCGAAATTATAAGTACATGGCCAACATTAAAATTCCCGAAGGTTATCGAATAAAGGATCTTCCTGAAAACAACAACATTGCACTCCCGGGGGGCAGTGGGGTGCTCCGGTTTAATTGTACCACATCCCAGGATAATATTATCGTGTTTTTTAATCTTCAACTAAGATCAACACAATACAAAAGTGAGGGTTATGCCTTTGTAAAGGAGTTGTTTGAACAGGCAGTAACCAGTATCAACCAAAGTTATTTGGTGTTTGAAAAGGAGTAA
- a CDS encoding nucleotide pyrophosphohydrolase, translating into MNIENAQQAVDEWIKNHGVRYFNELTNMAQLTEEVGEVARIIARRYGEQSEKESDKAKDLGEELADVVFVVLCLANQTGIDLQEAFDKKLDLKSKRDHDRHQNNKKLK; encoded by the coding sequence GTGAACATAGAAAATGCACAACAAGCTGTTGACGAATGGATCAAGAACCACGGAGTACGTTACTTTAACGAACTTACCAATATGGCCCAGCTTACCGAAGAGGTAGGCGAGGTGGCGCGAATTATTGCAAGGCGCTACGGGGAACAGAGTGAAAAAGAATCCGACAAGGCCAAGGATTTGGGCGAGGAACTCGCCGATGTGGTTTTTGTGGTACTCTGTTTAGCTAATCAAACCGGGATAGATTTGCAAGAAGCCTTTGATAAAAAACTGGACTTAAAGTCCAAACGGGACCACGACCGTCATCAAAATAACAAAAAGCTCAAATAA
- a CDS encoding 3-phosphoshikimate 1-carboxyvinyltransferase, protein MRLQLSAPDDSKIQKAIAITGSKSETNRSLLLQALFPNIKIENLSNSDDGEVMQKGLSKSTGEVDIHHAGTAMRFLTAYFASQEGKQVVLTGSQRMQERPIKVLVEALRSLGADIDYAKKEGCPPLKISGKKLEKSQVSLPANISSQYISALLLIAPSLENGLDLELIGKITSVPYIKMTLALLEQIGVQTSFEGNKISVAPKEAVANTTLVVESDWSSASYFYSIAAMCKVGTEIQLSSYKQSSLQGDSVLAEIYKDFGVETTFSNNIILLKKTTEVKSDHLEYDLSNAPDTAQTIAVTCLGLGIGCHLTGLHTLPIKETDRLAALQTELGKFGATVDIDSESLTLKPQSNLKTGVAVDTYNDHRMAMAFGPLALKVDFVMNDAEVVSKSYPDFWNDLKTLGFGIEEL, encoded by the coding sequence TTGAGACTCCAACTTTCTGCACCCGACGATAGTAAAATTCAAAAAGCCATTGCAATAACCGGTTCCAAGAGTGAGACTAATCGGTCTTTATTGTTGCAGGCCCTTTTTCCAAATATCAAAATAGAGAACCTTTCCAATTCCGATGATGGAGAGGTCATGCAAAAAGGATTGTCCAAATCAACAGGCGAAGTGGATATTCACCATGCTGGTACTGCCATGCGGTTTTTAACGGCCTATTTTGCTTCACAAGAAGGAAAACAAGTGGTACTTACAGGTTCTCAGCGTATGCAGGAACGCCCCATAAAAGTTTTGGTAGAGGCACTTCGATCGTTAGGCGCCGATATTGATTACGCCAAGAAAGAAGGTTGCCCACCGCTCAAAATATCTGGAAAGAAACTGGAAAAGAGCCAAGTTTCCCTCCCGGCCAACATCAGTAGTCAATATATTTCTGCTTTGTTGTTGATAGCGCCCAGTCTGGAAAATGGGCTTGATCTGGAACTGATCGGAAAAATCACCTCTGTGCCCTATATAAAAATGACCTTGGCACTTTTAGAGCAAATCGGGGTACAAACCTCTTTTGAAGGAAATAAAATTAGTGTAGCGCCAAAAGAAGCAGTAGCAAACACCACTTTGGTTGTGGAATCCGATTGGAGCTCGGCCAGTTACTTTTATAGCATTGCAGCCATGTGCAAAGTGGGTACGGAGATTCAATTGTCTTCGTATAAACAAAGCTCTTTGCAGGGCGATAGTGTTTTGGCAGAAATTTATAAAGATTTTGGAGTGGAAACTACGTTTTCAAACAATATCATTCTTCTTAAAAAAACAACCGAAGTCAAATCGGACCATTTGGAATACGACCTTTCCAATGCTCCGGATACCGCACAGACCATTGCGGTTACTTGTTTAGGTTTGGGAATTGGTTGCCACCTAACTGGGTTACATACCCTTCCAATCAAGGAAACGGACCGTTTGGCTGCGTTGCAAACCGAGTTGGGTAAATTCGGGGCTACGGTTGACATTGATTCCGAAAGTTTGACCCTTAAACCACAATCAAACCTAAAAACTGGAGTTGCTGTGGATACCTACAACGACCATAGAATGGCAATGGCCTTTGGTCCTTTGGCCCTCAAAGTAGATTTTGTTATGAATGACGCAGAAGTGGTTTCTAAGTCCTACCCCGATTTTTGGAACGATCTAAAAACTCTCGGATTCGGTATCGAAGAACTGTAA
- the queA gene encoding tRNA preQ1(34) S-adenosylmethionine ribosyltransferase-isomerase QueA, producing the protein MKLSNFNFELPKELLAEYPAEHRDESKLMVVHRDTGKIEHKMFKDLVNYFDEDDVMVLNNTKVFPARLFGNKEKTGARIEVFLLRELNQEQRLWDVLVDPARKIRIGNKLYFGEDESLVAEVIDNTTSRGRTLRFLYDGSYTDFRRKLRELGETPLPKYIKREVTAEDEERYQTIYAKHEGAVAAPTAGLHFSKHLLKRLEIKGIEFAEVTLHVGLGTFNPVEVEDLSKHKMDSEELVIDEKATEIVNNAKANKRKVCAVGTTVMRGLESAVSSEHTLNTHEGWTNKFIFPPYEFSIANCMITNFHLPKSTLLMMVSAFAGHDLIKKAYKQAILEGYRFYSYGDAMLIL; encoded by the coding sequence ATGAAATTATCAAACTTCAATTTTGAATTGCCTAAGGAACTATTGGCAGAATATCCCGCGGAACACAGGGACGAATCCAAACTAATGGTGGTTCATAGGGATACTGGAAAAATTGAACATAAAATGTTCAAAGACCTGGTTAATTACTTTGATGAAGATGATGTAATGGTCTTGAACAATACCAAGGTGTTTCCTGCAAGACTTTTTGGTAACAAGGAAAAAACTGGTGCTAGAATCGAAGTTTTCTTGTTGAGAGAGCTAAACCAAGAGCAGCGTCTTTGGGACGTACTGGTAGATCCCGCAAGAAAAATCCGTATCGGGAACAAACTTTATTTTGGTGAGGACGAGAGTTTAGTTGCTGAAGTAATCGATAACACTACATCAAGAGGGAGAACATTGCGTTTTCTTTATGATGGTTCTTATACCGATTTTAGAAGAAAACTTAGAGAATTGGGGGAAACTCCACTTCCAAAATACATCAAAAGAGAAGTTACTGCTGAGGATGAGGAACGTTACCAGACCATTTATGCAAAGCATGAAGGTGCCGTAGCCGCCCCAACTGCAGGTTTGCACTTCTCCAAGCACTTGTTGAAGCGTTTGGAAATCAAAGGAATCGAATTTGCCGAAGTGACGTTGCACGTTGGTTTGGGAACTTTTAACCCAGTTGAGGTGGAGGATTTGTCCAAGCACAAAATGGATAGCGAGGAGTTGGTGATCGATGAAAAAGCAACAGAAATCGTAAATAACGCCAAAGCGAACAAAAGAAAAGTTTGTGCCGTTGGGACTACGGTAATGCGTGGATTGGAAAGTGCAGTATCATCCGAGCATACATTGAACACCCACGAGGGCTGGACCAACAAGTTCATCTTTCCTCCATACGAATTCAGCATAGCAAACTGTATGATTACGAACTTCCACTTGCCCAAATCAACATTGTTGATGATGGTCTCTGCATTTGCGGGTCACGATTTGATCAAAAAAGCATATAAGCAGGCCATTTTGGAAGGCTACCGCTTTTATTCCTACGGGGATGCCATGTTAATTCTGTAA
- the rlmN gene encoding 23S rRNA (adenine(2503)-C(2))-methyltransferase RlmN, whose amino-acid sequence MEIKKKDIRALTKEQLRQFFVDQGDKAFRGNQVYEWLWQKSAHDFDAMTNISKETRSMLEDNFVINHIRVDQMQRSSDGTIKNAVRLHDGLIVESVLIPTETRTTACVSSQVGCSLDCRFCATARLKRMRNLNPDEIYDQVVAIDNESRLYFDRPLSNIVFMGMGEPLMNYNNVLKAIEKITSPEGLGMSPKRIIVSTSGVPKIIKKMADEEVKFGLAVSLHSAIDEVRTSIMPFNATFPLKDLREALEYWYSKTKNRITYEYVVWKGINDTQEAVDALVKFCKFAPSKVNIIEYNPIDDGEFQQASSKAVEMYQNTLERNGITVTVRRSRGKDIDAACGQLANKS is encoded by the coding sequence GTGGAAATCAAAAAAAAGGACATACGCGCATTGACAAAGGAACAGCTCCGACAGTTTTTTGTCGACCAGGGCGACAAGGCATTTCGAGGTAACCAGGTATATGAATGGTTATGGCAGAAATCGGCCCACGATTTTGATGCCATGACCAATATTTCCAAGGAAACCCGAAGCATGTTGGAGGATAATTTTGTCATCAACCATATTCGGGTGGATCAAATGCAGCGTAGCTCGGACGGAACCATTAAAAATGCCGTTCGCTTGCATGATGGGTTGATTGTGGAATCCGTTTTGATTCCAACAGAAACCCGTACCACCGCCTGTGTTTCCAGTCAGGTTGGCTGTAGTTTGGACTGTAGGTTTTGTGCAACGGCCCGTTTGAAGCGCATGCGAAACCTAAATCCTGATGAGATTTATGATCAAGTGGTGGCCATTGACAATGAGAGCCGTTTGTATTTCGACCGACCGCTGAGCAATATCGTTTTTATGGGCATGGGCGAGCCTTTGATGAATTACAACAATGTATTGAAGGCCATCGAAAAAATCACATCACCCGAGGGATTGGGTATGTCTCCCAAACGGATTATAGTTTCCACTTCTGGGGTGCCCAAAATCATAAAGAAAATGGCAGACGAAGAGGTGAAATTCGGCTTGGCAGTTTCACTTCATTCCGCTATTGATGAAGTACGTACGTCTATAATGCCCTTCAATGCCACATTCCCATTAAAAGATTTAAGGGAGGCATTGGAATATTGGTACAGCAAGACCAAGAACAGAATTACTTACGAATATGTGGTTTGGAAAGGAATTAACGACACCCAAGAAGCTGTTGATGCCTTGGTCAAGTTTTGCAAGTTTGCGCCATCCAAAGTTAATATTATTGAGTACAACCCCATTGATGATGGTGAATTTCAGCAAGCATCCAGCAAGGCGGTAGAAATGTACCAAAACACATTGGAGCGAAATGGCATCACGGTAACGGTACGTAGGTCCCGCGGTAAAGATATTGATGCAGCCTGTGGGCAGCTCGCGAATAAAAGCTAG
- a CDS encoding polyprenyl synthetase family protein, producing MKIVSQIREPIENEMQLFEEKFLKSMSSKVALFNRITYYIVNRKGKQMRPMFVFLTAKLLNGEVNERTYTGASIIELIHTASLVHDDVVDDSNKRRGFFSINALWKNKIAVLVGDFLFSKGLLVSLENKDYDLLHIISNAVRDMSEGELLQIEKARLLDITEDVYYDIIRQKTATLIAACCSMGACSVRPDSEEVEAFRKFGELCGMAFQIKDDLFDYGAEKIGKPTGIDIKEQKMTLPLIYALNNSDKEKKKWLINSIKKHNKNKKRVKEVIEYVKEKDGLEYAVTKMLEFKDEALAILDNYPDSEYKSALTLMVNYVVDRKK from the coding sequence TTGAAAATCGTTTCGCAGATAAGGGAGCCTATAGAAAATGAGATGCAGCTTTTTGAGGAAAAATTCCTCAAATCAATGTCTTCCAAGGTAGCACTGTTCAATAGGATTACCTACTACATAGTAAATAGAAAGGGCAAGCAGATGCGCCCTATGTTCGTATTTTTGACCGCCAAATTGTTGAATGGCGAGGTCAACGAGCGTACCTACACCGGAGCATCCATTATCGAATTAATCCATACGGCGAGCTTGGTGCACGACGATGTGGTGGACGATAGTAACAAACGCAGGGGTTTTTTCTCCATCAATGCATTGTGGAAGAACAAAATTGCCGTTTTGGTAGGGGACTTCCTTTTCTCCAAGGGACTGTTGGTTTCCTTGGAAAATAAGGATTATGACCTGCTCCATATTATTTCCAATGCGGTTAGGGATATGAGCGAGGGGGAATTATTGCAGATAGAGAAAGCACGACTTTTAGATATTACGGAGGATGTTTACTACGATATCATCCGTCAAAAAACAGCAACCTTGATCGCGGCCTGTTGTAGTATGGGTGCCTGTTCCGTGCGACCAGATTCAGAGGAAGTGGAAGCCTTCAGAAAATTTGGGGAGCTTTGCGGAATGGCCTTTCAAATCAAAGACGACCTTTTTGATTACGGTGCCGAAAAAATCGGGAAACCTACGGGAATCGATATCAAAGAACAAAAAATGACGCTTCCGTTGATCTACGCCTTGAACAACAGCGATAAGGAAAAGAAGAAGTGGTTGATCAACTCTATCAAAAAGCACAACAAAAACAAAAAACGGGTAAAAGAAGTGATTGAGTACGTAAAGGAAAAAGATGGACTCGAATACGCTGTGACCAAAATGTTGGAGTTTAAAGATGAAGCTTTGGCCATTTTGGACAATTATCCCGATTCTGAATATAAAAGTGCCCTCACACTTATGGTCAATTACGTGGTGGACCGAAAAAAATAA
- a CDS encoding RNA polymerase sigma factor has protein sequence MKIIALHSNEKQLIKKSIKGDQQAQKLLYDKFSPKMLGVCRQYIKDLHFAEDVMINGFVKVFNHLNSYQHKGSFEGWIRTIMVRESISYLRKRQFVVYDDDAVEVNGEVSSGNDNLLDVEYVQYLIDELPEGYKAVFLLYAIEGYGHKEIAELLEISVGTSKSQLFKARKMLQENLSLNGMSPKSKSASKK, from the coding sequence TTGAAGATCATCGCGTTACATAGCAACGAAAAACAATTGATCAAAAAATCAATCAAAGGAGACCAACAGGCTCAAAAGTTGTTGTACGATAAATTTTCACCCAAAATGTTGGGTGTTTGCAGGCAATATATCAAAGACCTTCATTTTGCGGAAGATGTGATGATCAATGGATTTGTCAAGGTCTTTAACCATTTGAATTCCTATCAACATAAAGGGAGCTTTGAGGGCTGGATTAGAACCATAATGGTAAGGGAAAGCATCTCTTATCTACGCAAAAGACAATTTGTGGTTTATGACGATGATGCTGTGGAAGTGAACGGAGAGGTTTCATCCGGAAATGACAATCTCTTGGATGTGGAATATGTGCAATACCTTATCGATGAATTGCCAGAGGGCTACAAAGCAGTTTTTTTGCTTTATGCCATAGAAGGCTACGGGCACAAGGAGATTGCGGAGCTATTGGAAATATCCGTAGGAACTTCAAAATCGCAATTGTTCAAGGCCAGAAAGATGCTTCAAGAGAATTTAAGTTTAAACGGAATGTCGCCCAAATCAAAATCGGCGAGTAAAAAATAG
- a CDS encoding zinc-ribbon domain-containing protein: protein MILFFGTRPGKKETKALPNVTCPYCHQTGALTVVAQPNYAHLFWIPLFTINNVRYAECSHCKKVYYKEEFTPEMERALSS from the coding sequence ATGATACTTTTTTTCGGAACAAGACCAGGCAAAAAGGAAACCAAAGCGCTTCCAAACGTTACCTGTCCTTATTGTCACCAAACCGGAGCTTTAACAGTGGTGGCCCAGCCCAACTATGCCCATTTGTTCTGGATTCCGCTTTTTACCATCAATAATGTGCGATACGCGGAATGTTCGCATTGCAAAAAAGTGTACTACAAAGAGGAGTTTACCCCAGAAATGGAGCGAGCCTTGTCCTCATAA
- a CDS encoding 2OG-Fe(II) oxygenase, with protein sequence MNAYHSLEDWLSWMDDISNKDYVIIDHFLQDELYAEIKCFFLGKLPNFKEAGIGAHSDNQIDTRIRGDFTYWLDRERDAQLQTYWNLLDETMHIFNRYCYLSLSGYEFHLAHYPSGGHYDKHLDQFENRNNRMISMIIYLNDDWKPGDGGELEIFEKDGTSFLVEPLAARCVLFKSAEVPHAVLQAHKNRFSLTGWLLYQPRSVGKLLG encoded by the coding sequence TTGAACGCCTATCATAGCTTGGAGGATTGGTTATCCTGGATGGATGACATCTCCAATAAGGATTATGTGATTATCGACCATTTTTTGCAGGACGAATTGTATGCCGAGATCAAATGTTTTTTTCTTGGTAAGCTCCCCAATTTCAAGGAAGCGGGTATAGGCGCCCATTCCGATAATCAAATCGATACCAGAATACGTGGAGATTTTACGTACTGGTTGGACAGGGAAAGAGATGCCCAATTGCAAACGTATTGGAATCTATTGGATGAGACCATGCATATCTTTAACAGGTACTGCTATCTCAGCTTGTCGGGTTATGAGTTTCATTTGGCCCATTATCCATCGGGCGGCCATTACGATAAACATTTAGATCAGTTCGAAAACAGGAACAACCGTATGATTTCCATGATCATTTATTTAAATGATGATTGGAAACCTGGCGATGGTGGCGAATTGGAAATTTTTGAAAAAGACGGAACAAGTTTCTTGGTAGAGCCCTTGGCTGCTCGTTGTGTACTATTCAAAAGTGCTGAAGTTCCGCATGCAGTGCTCCAAGCCCATAAAAACCGGTTCAGTTTAACTGGTTGGTTATTGTACCAGCCTAGATCCGTGGGAAAATTATTGGGGTAA